The proteins below are encoded in one region of Pseudomonas putida S13.1.2:
- the cobN gene encoding cobaltochelatase subunit CobN, producing MHLLRTQPGGFVPDDSIADLGQTPAELVILCSGDSHLALLADTAEQLPEDFPSLRLANPMQVQNHASVDLYVDQVLRHAKVILVSLHGGVGYWRYGVEQLVELAARGVQLILVPGDDRPDPELTRLGTVTGDQAERLWHYLRQGGKANAINLYKCLANQWLGRDYAWDEPQPLPRTAVYHPAKGSVALEDWYPHWHPDYPVAPLLFYRSHLQAANTAFIDVFCQRLQAAGLNPLPIAVASLKESTCLEQVEAWLDEVGAEVLVNTTGFALSSPERPNLRPFRRDIPVLQAICAQDNQPGWEASEQGLGARDLAMHIALPELDGRIITRPVSFKDMAWRSERSQSDVVCYRAHPERMDFVAELARRWVELARLPNAQKRVALVLANYPTRDGRIGNGVGLDTPAAALNILQALQAEGYPLADLPGSGTQLVHQLLGGVTNDLDHLDQRPCAQSLSLADYQAAFERLPEANRQAVLERWGPPEQDPMYRSGRLMVAGLRFGLTFVGIQPARGYQVDPSAVYHDPDLVPPHGYLAFHFWLRHAFAADAVIHVGKHGNLEWLPGKGVGLSAQCWPDALLGPLPNIYPFIVNDPGEGAQAKRRTQAVIIDHLMPPLTRAETYGPLRHLEQLADEFYEAQLLDPRRARELQRDILELVKVNHIDRELQLEGQLDDAAVWLPRLDTYLCDLKESQIRDGLHVFGQSPAGRLRLDTLLALVRVERGDGRGGNASLLRALAKALVPGFDPLDCELGLPWQGVRPEQLQAMSSEPWRTCGDTRERLELLAQQVIEQALGGTLQLPGMGEWQPVHDVVQALREAVAPSLDACGAAEMNGLLAALAGRFVPAGPSGAPSRGRLDVLPTGRNFYTVDVRNLPTTTAWRLGFASASLILERHLQDHGDHLRQLGLSVWGTATMRTGGDDIAQAMALMGVRPVWATGSQRVDDFEILPLSLLDRPRVDVTLRVSGFFRDAFGNLIRLFDAAVQAVAALDEPDDLNPLAARVRSERATLLGQGVAAEQATRQAGWRVFGAKPGAYGAGVQNAIDGRLWHSRDDLAEVYLNHGGYAYGASDDGTPARAQFAQRLAKVQAVLQNQDNHEHDLLDSNDYYQFQGGMLAASETLSGAAVASYHGDHSQVDRPRIRTLKEELNRVIRARALNPKWIDGVKRHGYKGAFEMAATVDNLFAFDATTHLIDDHHYQGLADAYVLDPATRDFMREHNPEALRDLTERLLEAQQRGLWQAPGEYREALEAQLLDGEEQA from the coding sequence GTGCACCTGCTGCGGACCCAGCCCGGCGGCTTCGTGCCGGATGACAGTATTGCCGACCTCGGCCAGACACCCGCCGAACTGGTGATTCTCTGCAGCGGCGATTCGCACCTGGCGTTGCTCGCCGATACCGCCGAGCAACTGCCTGAGGATTTCCCCAGCCTGCGCCTGGCCAACCCGATGCAGGTGCAGAACCACGCTTCGGTCGACCTGTATGTCGACCAGGTGCTGCGCCATGCCAAGGTCATCCTGGTGTCGCTGCACGGGGGCGTCGGTTACTGGCGCTATGGCGTCGAGCAACTGGTCGAGCTGGCTGCGCGTGGCGTGCAGCTGATTCTGGTGCCGGGCGATGATCGCCCGGACCCGGAACTGACTCGCCTGGGCACCGTCACGGGCGACCAGGCCGAGCGCCTCTGGCACTACTTGCGCCAAGGCGGCAAGGCCAATGCCATCAACCTGTACAAGTGCCTGGCCAACCAGTGGCTGGGCCGCGATTATGCCTGGGACGAGCCGCAACCCTTGCCGCGCACCGCTGTGTATCACCCGGCCAAGGGTAGTGTGGCACTGGAAGACTGGTACCCGCACTGGCACCCGGATTACCCGGTAGCGCCGCTGTTGTTCTACCGCTCGCACTTGCAGGCGGCCAATACCGCATTCATCGACGTGTTCTGCCAGCGCCTGCAGGCCGCTGGCTTGAACCCGTTGCCGATCGCCGTGGCCAGCCTCAAGGAAAGCACCTGCCTGGAGCAGGTCGAAGCCTGGCTGGACGAGGTCGGTGCCGAAGTGCTGGTCAATACCACCGGGTTTGCCCTGTCCAGTCCCGAACGGCCTAACCTGCGCCCGTTCCGCCGCGACATTCCGGTGCTGCAGGCCATCTGCGCGCAGGACAACCAGCCCGGCTGGGAGGCCAGCGAACAGGGACTGGGCGCGCGCGACCTGGCCATGCACATCGCCTTGCCCGAACTGGACGGGCGCATCATTACCCGCCCGGTCAGTTTCAAGGACATGGCCTGGCGCAGCGAGCGCAGCCAGTCCGACGTGGTGTGCTACCGCGCCCACCCCGAGCGCATGGACTTTGTCGCCGAGCTGGCCCGCCGCTGGGTCGAACTGGCGCGCCTGCCCAATGCCCAGAAACGCGTCGCCCTGGTGCTGGCCAACTACCCGACCCGCGATGGCCGCATTGGCAACGGCGTCGGCCTGGACACGCCCGCTGCCGCACTTAACATTCTCCAGGCGCTGCAGGCCGAAGGTTATCCGCTGGCCGATTTGCCGGGCAGTGGCACGCAACTGGTTCACCAGTTGCTCGGCGGCGTGACCAACGACCTTGACCACCTTGACCAGCGCCCTTGCGCCCAGAGCCTGAGCCTGGCCGACTACCAGGCCGCCTTCGAGCGCCTGCCCGAGGCCAATCGCCAGGCAGTGCTGGAGCGCTGGGGGCCGCCCGAGCAGGACCCGATGTACCGCAGCGGCCGGCTGATGGTGGCCGGCTTGCGCTTTGGCCTGACCTTCGTCGGTATTCAGCCCGCCCGGGGCTACCAGGTGGACCCTAGCGCGGTATATCACGACCCCGACCTGGTGCCGCCGCACGGCTATCTGGCGTTTCACTTCTGGCTGCGCCACGCGTTCGCCGCCGACGCGGTGATCCATGTCGGCAAGCACGGCAACCTTGAGTGGCTGCCCGGCAAGGGCGTCGGCTTGTCGGCGCAGTGCTGGCCGGACGCGCTGCTTGGCCCACTGCCGAACATCTACCCGTTCATTGTCAACGACCCGGGCGAGGGTGCCCAAGCCAAGCGCCGTACCCAGGCGGTGATCATCGATCACCTGATGCCGCCACTGACCCGTGCCGAAACCTACGGCCCGTTGCGCCACCTGGAGCAACTGGCCGACGAGTTCTACGAAGCGCAGCTACTCGACCCGCGGCGTGCCCGCGAGTTGCAGCGCGACATCCTCGAGCTGGTCAAGGTCAACCACATCGACCGTGAGCTGCAGCTGGAAGGGCAGTTGGACGATGCCGCCGTCTGGCTACCGCGCCTGGACACCTACCTGTGCGACCTGAAGGAATCGCAGATTCGCGATGGCCTGCATGTGTTTGGCCAGTCGCCAGCAGGCCGGCTGCGCCTGGATACGCTGCTGGCACTGGTGCGGGTTGAGCGTGGCGACGGTCGTGGCGGTAATGCCAGCCTGTTGCGGGCCTTGGCCAAGGCATTGGTGCCAGGCTTTGACCCGCTCGATTGTGAGCTTGGGCTGCCCTGGCAGGGCGTACGCCCTGAGCAGCTTCAGGCCATGAGCAGTGAACCCTGGCGCACCTGTGGCGATACCCGCGAACGCCTGGAGCTTCTGGCGCAGCAGGTGATCGAGCAGGCGCTGGGCGGCACCCTGCAGCTTCCCGGTATGGGTGAATGGCAGCCGGTGCATGATGTGGTGCAGGCCTTGCGCGAAGCGGTGGCGCCCAGCCTGGATGCCTGCGGCGCTGCTGAAATGAATGGCCTGCTGGCGGCGCTGGCCGGGCGATTCGTGCCTGCCGGCCCCAGCGGTGCGCCCAGCCGTGGGCGCCTCGACGTGCTGCCCACCGGCCGCAACTTCTATACCGTGGACGTGCGCAACCTGCCCACCACCACGGCCTGGCGCCTGGGCTTCGCCTCGGCCAGCCTGATCCTCGAGCGCCACCTGCAGGACCACGGCGATCACCTGCGCCAGCTCGGCCTGTCGGTGTGGGGCACGGCTACCATGCGTACTGGCGGCGACGACATCGCCCAGGCCATGGCGCTGATGGGCGTGCGCCCGGTGTGGGCCACCGGCAGCCAGCGCGTTGACGATTTTGAAATACTGCCGCTGAGCTTGCTCGACCGCCCGCGGGTGGATGTGACCTTGCGCGTTTCCGGCTTCTTCCGCGATGCCTTCGGCAACCTTATCCGTCTGTTCGATGCCGCCGTGCAGGCGGTGGCCGCGCTGGACGAGCCCGACGACCTCAACCCCTTGGCCGCCCGGGTACGCAGCGAGCGTGCCACGCTGCTGGGGCAAGGCGTTGCCGCCGAGCAGGCCACGCGCCAGGCCGGCTGGCGGGTGTTCGGTGCCAAACCCGGTGCTTATGGTGCCGGGGTGCAGAACGCTATCGACGGGCGGCTGTGGCACAGCCGCGACGACCTGGCCGAGGTCTACCTCAACCACGGCGGCTACGCCTACGGCGCCAGCGACGACGGCACTCCGGCCCGCGCCCAGTTCGCCCAGCGCCTGGCCAAGGTGCAGGCGGTGCTGCAGAACCAGGACAACCACGAGCACGACCTGCTCGATTCCAACGATTACTACCAGTTCCAGGGGGGCATGCTGGCAGCGTCGGAAACCTTGTCCGGGGCGGCGGTAGCCAGCTACCACGGCGACCACAGCCAGGTAGACCGACCGCGCATCCGTACCCTCAAGGAAGAGCTGAACCGGGTGATCCGCGCCCGCGCGCTCAACCCCAAGTGGATCGACGGGGTAAAGCGCCACGGCTACAAGGGTGCCTTCGAGATGGCGGCGACGGTCGACAACCTGTTCGCCTTCGATGCCACCACGCACCTGATCGACGACCATCATTACCAGGGGCTGGCCGATGCCTACGTGCTCGACCCGGCTACCCGCGATTTCATGCGCGAGCACAACCCCGAGGCCCTGCGCGACCTTACCGAGCGCCTGCTGGAGGCCCAGCAGCGCGGGCTGTGGCAGGCGCCTGGCGAGTACCGCGAAGCCCTTGAGGCGCAACTGCTCGACGGCGAGGAACAGGCTTGA
- the cobW gene encoding cobalamin biosynthesis protein CobW, translating into MKTLAKLPVTIVTGFLGSGKTTLLRHMLDNAQGRRIAVIVNEFGELGIDGEILKQCSIGCTEEEASGRVYELANGCLCCTVQEEFFPVMRELVARRGDLDHILIETSGLALPKPLVQAFQWPEIRNACTVDAVITVVDSPAVAAGTFAAYPDQVDAQRKLDPNLDHESPLHELFADQLASADLVVLNKADLIDAEGLAKVRAEVAEELPPAVKVVEASSGKLPLEVLLGVGAESEAHIDGRRTHHDLHHDGDDHDDHDHDAFDSISIDLPEADESLLLDALTQLVVEFGILRAKGFAAIPGKPMRLLVQGVGTRFDKHFDRAWRADEPRITRLVLIGQDLDAVQLEARLRQALGA; encoded by the coding sequence ATGAAAACACTGGCCAAGCTCCCCGTTACCATCGTCACCGGCTTCCTCGGCTCGGGCAAGACCACCTTGCTGCGCCACATGCTCGACAACGCCCAGGGCCGCCGCATTGCGGTCATCGTCAACGAATTCGGCGAACTGGGCATCGACGGTGAAATCCTCAAGCAGTGCAGCATCGGTTGCACCGAAGAAGAAGCCAGCGGCCGCGTTTATGAGCTGGCCAACGGCTGCCTGTGCTGCACCGTGCAGGAAGAGTTCTTCCCGGTCATGCGCGAGCTGGTGGCACGCCGTGGCGACCTGGACCACATCCTGATCGAAACCAGCGGCCTGGCCCTGCCCAAACCGCTGGTGCAAGCCTTCCAGTGGCCAGAAATCCGCAACGCCTGCACCGTCGACGCGGTCATCACCGTGGTCGATAGCCCGGCCGTGGCTGCCGGCACCTTCGCCGCCTACCCGGACCAGGTGGATGCCCAGCGCAAGCTCGACCCTAACCTGGACCACGAATCGCCGCTGCACGAACTGTTCGCCGATCAGCTGGCCAGCGCCGATCTGGTGGTACTGAACAAGGCCGACTTGATAGACGCCGAAGGCCTGGCCAAGGTCCGCGCCGAAGTGGCCGAAGAACTGCCGCCGGCAGTCAAGGTGGTCGAGGCCAGCAGCGGCAAGCTGCCACTGGAGGTGCTGCTGGGCGTGGGCGCCGAGTCCGAGGCACACATTGATGGCCGCCGCACCCACCACGATTTGCACCACGATGGCGATGATCATGACGACCATGACCACGACGCTTTCGATTCCATTTCCATCGACCTGCCAGAGGCTGACGAAAGCCTGCTGCTCGACGCCTTGACCCAGCTGGTGGTGGAGTTCGGCATCCTGCGCGCCAAAGGCTTCGCTGCCATCCCGGGCAAGCCGATGCGCCTGCTGGTGCAAGGCGTGGGTACGCGTTTCGACAAGCACTTCGACCGCGCCTGGCGTGCCGACGAGCCGCGCATCACCCGCTTGGTGCTGATCGGCCAGGACCTCGACGCTGTCCAGCTGGAAGCGCGCCTGCGCCAGGCCTTGGGCGCCTGA